One genomic window of Bacillus mycoides includes the following:
- the cysW gene encoding sulfate ABC transporter permease subunit CysW, whose amino-acid sequence MEPTLLEKKIVKSMSAKKESKFVPILFITITILFLSLFLLLPLVTIFMKAFERGVDVYIAAVTDQEAFLAIRLTLLVALIVVPLNTIFGIAAAWLITKFQFKGKQVLLSLIELPFAVSPVIAGLVFVLLFTPRANLGGWLLEHGIKLIFSVPGIIIATIFVTFPFVARELIPVMQAQGKSEEEAALSLGASGWKMFWRVTLPNIKWGLLYGMILCNARAIGEFGAVSVVSGHVRGMTNTMPLHIEILYNEYQFSAAFAVATLMSLIAVFTLVIKNWIEWRMEKRQ is encoded by the coding sequence ATGGAACCAACATTATTAGAAAAGAAAATAGTAAAAAGCATGTCAGCTAAAAAAGAATCTAAGTTTGTACCAATTCTATTCATTACGATAACAATTTTATTTTTATCTCTCTTTCTATTACTGCCGCTCGTGACAATTTTTATGAAAGCATTTGAACGAGGAGTTGATGTATATATTGCCGCTGTAACAGATCAAGAAGCATTTTTGGCAATTAGGTTAACACTTCTCGTTGCATTAATTGTTGTACCGCTTAATACGATATTTGGAATAGCGGCTGCGTGGCTTATTACGAAGTTTCAGTTTAAAGGAAAGCAAGTATTATTATCTCTTATTGAACTGCCGTTTGCTGTATCACCAGTCATTGCAGGATTAGTATTCGTTTTACTTTTCACACCTCGTGCGAATCTTGGCGGATGGTTATTGGAACACGGGATAAAGCTCATCTTCTCTGTCCCTGGTATTATCATTGCGACGATATTTGTTACGTTTCCGTTCGTTGCACGTGAATTAATCCCGGTAATGCAGGCGCAAGGAAAGAGTGAAGAAGAAGCAGCTCTATCACTTGGCGCAAGCGGATGGAAAATGTTTTGGCGCGTCACATTACCAAATATAAAATGGGGTCTATTATACGGCATGATTTTATGTAATGCTCGCGCCATTGGTGAGTTCGGCGCCGTTTCCGTTGTGTCCGGTCACGTGCGCGGCATGACAAATACAATGCCGCTTCATATCGAAATTTTGTACAATGAATATCAATTTTCAGCAGCGTTTGCTGTGGCGACTTTAATGTCACTCATCGCAGTCTTTACGCTCGTTATAAAAAACTGGATTGAATGGAGAATGGAAAAACGACAATAA
- the cysT gene encoding sulfate ABC transporter permease subunit CysT yields MRKKRVLPGFGLSLGFTMLYMSLFVLIPLSIVFIQTSQLGWKKFAQVITSERVLHSYQVSFTTSLVAAIVNAIFGLLIAWVLVRYTFPGKRLLDGLIDLPFALPTAVAGITLTTLYAENGWVGKIFSVFHIKVAFTQLGIIVALTFIGLPFVVRMVQPVLQSIDKEVEEAASSLGASRFQIFVKIILPEIFPALLAGFSLAFARALGEYGSVVFIAGNMPMKTEIAPLMIMTKLEQYDYAGATAVAAVMLIISLLFLLLINMIQTWSRRHELKSE; encoded by the coding sequence ATGAGGAAGAAGCGTGTTTTACCAGGGTTTGGATTATCTCTTGGATTTACAATGCTGTATATGAGTTTATTCGTACTTATACCACTTTCTATCGTATTTATTCAAACTTCGCAGCTAGGCTGGAAGAAGTTCGCACAAGTTATAACGAGTGAGCGCGTTTTGCATTCGTATCAAGTGAGTTTCACAACTTCACTTGTAGCGGCAATCGTAAATGCCATTTTCGGTTTATTAATTGCTTGGGTACTCGTTCGCTACACATTTCCAGGGAAGCGGTTATTAGACGGACTAATCGATTTACCATTCGCTCTTCCGACTGCAGTAGCTGGTATTACACTTACGACGCTTTATGCGGAAAATGGCTGGGTTGGAAAAATATTTAGTGTGTTTCATATAAAAGTAGCTTTTACCCAGCTCGGCATTATTGTGGCGCTTACGTTTATTGGCTTACCCTTTGTCGTCCGAATGGTGCAACCAGTACTACAAAGTATTGATAAAGAAGTAGAAGAAGCAGCTTCTAGTTTAGGAGCGTCGCGCTTCCAAATATTTGTGAAAATCATTTTGCCCGAAATATTTCCGGCTCTACTTGCTGGTTTTTCACTCGCCTTTGCGCGGGCGTTAGGGGAATATGGATCTGTCGTGTTCATTGCTGGTAATATGCCAATGAAAACAGAAATCGCACCGCTCATGATTATGACGAAACTAGAACAATATGATTATGCAGGCGCAACAGCGGTGGCGGCTGTGATGCTTATTATTTCTCTCCTTTTCCTACTACTTATTAATATGATTCAAACTTGGAGTAGAAGGCACGAACTGAAAAGCGAATAG
- a CDS encoding sulfate ABC transporter substrate-binding protein yields the protein MKQWGKTAFMKSTGVLLSAFVLLSGCGSATSTSNSEGGGDKKTVELLNVSYDPTRELYQDFNKDFAKYWKEKHGQTVNVKQSHGGSGSQARSVIDGLEADVVTLALAYDIDAISKKKQLAEDWQKRLADNSTPYTSTIVFLVRKGNPKGIKDWDDLTKKGVSVITPNPKTSGGARWNYLGAWGYALKKYNNSEDKAKEFVGQIYKNVEVLDSGARGATTTFVEKGIGDVLIAWENEALLSQKELGKDKFEIVTPSISILAEPPVAVVDKVVDKKGTKKVAEGYLEYLYSEKGQEIAAKNFYRPRNEKVAEKYASQFPKVQLFTVDELFGGWKKAQEKHFNDGGVFDQMYKK from the coding sequence ATGAAACAGTGGGGTAAGACAGCGTTTATGAAAAGTACAGGTGTCTTATTGTCAGCATTTGTTCTTTTGTCAGGGTGTGGCTCGGCAACATCTACTAGTAATTCTGAAGGAGGCGGGGATAAGAAGACAGTTGAACTTTTAAATGTTTCATATGACCCGACGCGTGAGTTGTATCAAGATTTCAATAAAGACTTTGCGAAGTATTGGAAAGAGAAGCATGGTCAAACAGTAAATGTAAAGCAATCACACGGGGGATCTGGAAGTCAGGCACGCTCCGTTATTGACGGTTTAGAAGCAGACGTTGTAACACTAGCGCTCGCTTATGATATTGACGCGATTAGTAAGAAGAAACAACTAGCAGAAGATTGGCAGAAGCGACTTGCGGATAATTCTACTCCGTATACATCAACGATTGTATTTCTTGTGAGAAAAGGAAACCCGAAAGGAATTAAAGATTGGGATGATTTAACGAAAAAAGGTGTGTCTGTCATTACACCAAACCCGAAAACATCTGGGGGAGCACGGTGGAACTATTTAGGGGCGTGGGGATATGCACTGAAGAAATATAACAATAGTGAAGATAAAGCGAAAGAGTTTGTCGGTCAAATTTATAAAAACGTGGAAGTACTAGATTCAGGAGCACGCGGGGCAACGACGACTTTCGTTGAAAAAGGAATTGGTGACGTGTTAATTGCTTGGGAAAATGAAGCGTTGTTATCACAAAAAGAACTTGGAAAAGATAAATTCGAAATTGTAACGCCTTCGATTAGTATACTTGCGGAACCGCCAGTAGCTGTTGTAGATAAAGTAGTTGATAAAAAAGGAACGAAAAAAGTAGCAGAAGGATATCTTGAGTATTTGTATTCAGAAAAAGGGCAAGAAATTGCGGCGAAAAACTTTTATCGCCCTCGTAATGAAAAAGTAGCAGAAAAGTACGCATCACAATTTCCGAAAGTTCAATTATTTACAGTAGATGAGTTATTTGGCGGCTGGAAAAAAGCGCAAGAAAAGCATTTTAATGATGGCGGCGTATTTGATCAAATGTATAAAAAATAA